From the Strix uralensis isolate ZFMK-TIS-50842 chromosome 33, bStrUra1, whole genome shotgun sequence genome, one window contains:
- the DIP2B gene encoding disco-interacting protein 2 homolog B isoform X5: MAEPAAAGVSSLPREVREQLAELELELSEGDITQKGYEKKRAKLLAPYVPQTQGVDPALQKESRTQMPAPSATPASASSSSSSSKFHRARSGGARDERYRSDIHTEAVQAALAKHKEQKMALPMPTKRRSTFVQSPADACTPPENFSVPPDVTATTSSSSARPAAIDLPPSGIVKGMHKGSNRSSLMDTADGVPVSSRVSTKIQQLLNTLKRPKRPPLKEFFVDDFEEIVEVPQPDPNQPKPEGRQMTPVKGEPLGVVCNWPPALEAALQRWGTTQAKCPCLTALDVTGKPVYTLTYGKLWSRSLKLAYTLLNKLGTKNEPVLKPGDRVALVYPNNDPVMFMVAFYGCLLAEVIPVPIEVPLTRKDAGGQQIGFLLGSCGIALALTTEVCLKGLPKTQNGEIVQFKGWPRLKWVVTDSKYLSKSPKDWQPNISAAGTEPAYIEYKTSKEGSVMGVTVSRVAMLSHCQALSQACNYSEGETIVNVLDFKKDAGLWHGILTNVMNKLHTISVPYSVMKTCPLSWVQRVHAHKAKVALVKCRDLHWAMMAHRDQRDVSLSSLRMLIVTDGANPWSVSSCDAFLSLFQSHGLKPEAICPCATSPEAMTIAIRRPGVPGAPLPGRAILSMNGLSFGVIRVNTEDKNSALTVQDVGHVMPGGMMCIVKPDGPPQLCKTDEIGEICVSSRAGGMMYYGLAGVTKNTFEVIPVNSAGSPVGDVPFVRSGLLGFVGPGSLVFVVGKMDGLLTVSGRRHNADDIVATGLAVESIKTVYRGRIAVFSVSVFYDERIVVVAEQRPDASEEDSFQWMSRVLQAIDSIHQVGVYCLALVPANTLPKTPLGGIHISQTKQHFLEGSLHPCNILMCPHTCVTNLPKPRQKQPGVGPASVMVGNLVAGKRIAQASGRDLGQIEDNDLVKKHQFLTEVLQWRAQATPDHPLFLLLNAKGTTVCTATCLQLHKKAERIASVLCDKGHLNAGDNVVLLYPPGIELITAFYGCLYAGCIPVTVRPPHAQSLTATLPTVRMIVEVSKAACILTTQTLMRLLKSREAAAAVDVKTWPTIIDTDDLPRKRLSQIYKPPTPEMLAYLDFSVSTTGMLTGVKMSHAAVSGLCRAIKLQCELYSSRQIAICLDPYCGLGFVLWCLCSVYSGHQSILIPPMELESNLFLWLSTVSQYKIRDTFCSYSVMELCTKGLGNQVEMLKARGINLSCVRTCVVVAEERPRVSLTHSFSKLFKDIGLSSRAVSTTFGSRVNVAICLQGTSGPDPTTVYVDLKSLRHDRVRLVERGAPQSLLLSESGKILPGVKVVIVNPETKGPLGDSHLGEIWVNSPHTASGYYTIYDNETLQADHFNTRLSFGDAAQTLWARTGYLGFVRRTELTAASGERHDALYVVGALDETLELRGLRYHPIDIETSVSRTHRSIAECAVFTWTNLLVVVVELCGCEQEALDLVPLVTNVVLEEHYLIVGVVVVVDPGVIPINSRGEKQRMHLRDSFLADQLDPIYVAYNM; this comes from the exons AAAATTTCTCAGTTCCCCCAGATGTCACAGCAActacctcctcttcctcagcacgCCCAGCAGCGATTGACCTTCCTCCTTCAGGGATTGTGAAAGGCATGCACAAGGGATCTAATCGCTCGAGTCTCATGGATACTGCTGATG GTGTTCCTGTGAGTAGTAGAGTCTCCACGAAAATTCAGCAGTTGCTTAACACCTTGAAAAGACCTAAAAGGCCACCCTTGAAAGAATTTTTTGTGGATGATTTTGAAGAAATTGTGGAAG TTCCACAGCCTGACCCAAATCAGCCCAAGCCAGAGGGCCGCCAGATGACACCGGTGAAGGGAGAACCCCTGGGAGTTGTTTGTAACTGGCCTCCTGCCTTAGAAGCAGCACTGCAGCGCTGGGGAACCACACAAGCGAAATGCCCCTGTCTGACAGCACTGGATGTTACAGGAAAACCAGTTTATACCCTCACGTATG GCAAATTGTGGAGCAGAAGTCTCAAGCTGGCCTACACACTGCTTAATAAACTGGGGACCAAAAACGAACCCGTGTTAAAACCTGGAGATAGG GTAGCCCTCGTTTATCCCAACAATGACCCAGTCATGTTCATGGTGGCATTTTACGGCTGTCTCCTAGCAGAAGTCATACCAGTGCCTATAGAGGTACCTCTTACCAGAAAG gATGCTGGTGGTCAGCAGATTGGTTTTCTGctgggaagctgtggcattgcttTGGCCCTCACCACTGAAGTTTGTCTGAAAGGGCTTCCAAAAACCCAGAATGGAGAAATTGTGCAGTTTAAAG GTTGGCCCAGACTCAAATGGGTTGTGACAGATTCAAAATATCTCTCCAAATCTCCTAAGGACTGGCAGCCCAACATCTCAGCTGCAGGAACTGAGCCAGCATATATTGAG taCAAGACGAGCAAAGAGGGAAGTGTTATGGGTGTTACAGTGTCTCGGGTCGCCATGCTGTCTCACTGTCAAGCCTTGTCTCAGGCCTGCAACTATTCTGAAG GTGAAACGATAGTGAATGTTTTGGATTTTAAGAAGGATGCAGGCTTGTGGCATGGCATTCTAACG aatgtAATGAACAAACTGCACACTATCAGCGTGCCCTATTCTGTGATGAAAACCTGCCCGCTCTCATGGGTGCAGAGGGTTCACGCCCACAAAG CAAAAGTTGCTTTAGTCAAGTGTCGAGACTTGCACTGGGCCATGATGGCCCATCGAGACCAAAGAGACGTCAGTTTGAGTTCTCTGCGCATGCTGATTGTAACTGATGGTGCAAATCCTT ggTCTGTGTCCTCGTGTGATGCCTTCCTGAGCTTGTTTCAGAGCCATGGGCTTAAACCAGAGGCAATTTGTCCATGTGCCACATCTCCAGAAGCGATGACTATCGCCATACGGAG GCCTGGGGTCCCCGGGGCACCTTTGCCTGGAAGAGCCATCCTGTCCATGAACGGGCTGAGTTTTGGTGTGATTCGTGTCAACACTGAAGATAAAAACTCTGCTCTCACTGTCCAGGATGTTGGCCATGTGATGCCAGGAG GAATGATGTGTATAGTGAAACCTGATGGACCGCCTCAGCTCTGTAAAACAGATGAGATTGGGGAAATCTGTGTTAGCTCCAGAGCAGGAGGAATGATGTATTATGGGCTGGCAGGGGTGACAAAGAATACCTTTGAG GTTATCCCTGTGAACTCGGCTGGCTCTCCAGTGGGGGATGTGCCATTTGTCCGTTCCGGCTTGCTGGGATTTGTCGGACCT GGCAGTTTGGTGTTTGTGGTTGGAAAAATGGATGGATTGCTGACAGTTAGCGGACGCAGACATAACGCTGATGACATTGTAGCAACTGGATTGGCAGTAGAGTCCATAAAAACAGTTTACAGAGGAAG GATCGCTGTGTTCTCAGTATCTGTCTTCTATGATGAGAGGATTGTGGTGGTTGCAGAGCAGAGGCCAGATGCATCTGAAGAGGACAGTTTTCAGTGGATGAGCCGAGTGCTGCAG GCAATCGACAGCATTCACCAAGTGGGTGTATATTGCCTTGCTCTCGTGCCAGCCAATACACTGCCAAAAACTCCACTGGGAGGGATCCATATCTCTCAAACCAAACAGCACTTTCTGGAGGGCTCTCTGCATCCGTGCAACATCCTCATGTGCCCGCACACGTGTGTGACGAACTTGCCAAAACCCAGGCAGAAACAACCAG GCGTTGGCCCTGCCTCTGTGATGGTGGGGAACCTGGTTGCTGGGAAGCGTATTGCGCAAGCCTCTGGAAGAGATCTCGGTCAAATAGAAGACAATGATTTAGTTAAAAAG CACCAGTTCCTGACAGAGGTACTACAGTGGAGAGCTCAAGCAACTCCTGACCACCCACTCTTCCTTTTGTTAAACGCCAAG GGAACTACTGTGTGCACAGCCACCTGCCTTCAGTTGCACAAAAAAGCTGAGAGAATTGCATCAGTTCTGTGTGACAAAGGACATCTCAATGCAGGAGACAATGTGGTGCTTCTTTATCCTCCTG GCATTGAGCTAATCACCGCGTTCTATGGCTGTTTGTACGCTGGCTGCATCCCCGTGACCGTGAGACCGCCTCatgctcagagcctcactgctaCGCTGCCCACTGTGCGAATGATCGTGGAA GTCAGCAAAGCTGCCTGTATTCTCACAACCCAGACCTTAATGAGACTACTGAAATCCagagaggcagctgctgctgtagaTGTGAAAACCTGGCCAACCATCATTGACACAG ATGACTTGCCCAGGAAGCGGCTGTCTCAGATCTATAAGCCACCTACACCTGAAATGTTAGCATATCTAGATTTCAGTGTTTCCACAACAGGCATGCTTACAGGAGTAAAG ATGTCCCACGCAGCAGTGAGTGGCCTTTGCAGGGCAATCAAGCTTCAGTGTGAGCTCTACTCCTCTCGGCAGATCGCAATTTGTCTTGACCCCTATTGTGGACTAGGGTTTGTGCTCTGGTGCCTTTGCAG TGTGTATTCTGGACACCAGTCAATTTTAATTCCTCCTATGGAGCTGGAATCCAACCTTTTTCTCTGGTTATCTACTGTCAGCCAGTATAAAATAAGGGACACTTTCTGTTCCTATTCAGTCATGGAACTGTGCACAAAGGGACTTGGAAACCAAGTTGAAATGTTAAAG GCACGAGGAATTAATCTGTCCTGTGTCCGGACTTGTGTGGTAGTTGCAGAGGAACGGCCGCGAGTTTCTCTCACTCATTCCTTCTCCAAACTCTTCAAAGACATTGGCCTGTCCTCTCGGGCTGTCAGCACCACCTTCGGCTCCAGAGTCAACGTTGCCATCTGCCTGCAG GGAACATCTGGGCCTGATCCCACCACGGTGTATGTAGATCTGAAATCCTTGAGACATGACAG AGTACGACTGGTGGAAAGGGGAGCTCCACAAAGCCTGCTGCTTTCCGAATCGGGGAAG ATTTTACCCGGAGTCAAAGTAGTCATTGTTAATCCTGAGACAAAGGGGCCTCTTGGAGATTCTCATCTTGGGGAG ATTTGGGTTAATAGTCCACACACGGCCAGTGGCTACTACACGATCTACGACAACGAAACCCTTCAAGCTGATCATTTCAACACTCGTCTGAGCTTCGGTGACGCTGCTCAGACGCTCTGGGCTCGGACTGGCTACCTCGGGTTCGTTCGCCGGACAGAGCTGACAGCTGCCAGCGGAG AGCGCCACGACGCGCTGTATGTTGTTGGAGCACTGGATGAAACTTTGGAACTGAGGGGACTGCGTTACCATCCAATTGATATTGAGACCTCTGTATCTCGAACGCACAGAAGCATTGCTGAATG TGCTGTATTCACGTGGACCAACTTGCTGGTGGTGGTTGTGGAGCTGTGTGGCTGTGAACAGGAAGCCCTGGATTTAGTTCCTCTCGTTACAAATGTGGTCCTGGAAGAACATTATCTAATCGtgggagtggtggtggtggtggatcCTGGCGTTATCCCTATCAATTCCAGAGGAGAGAAACAACGAATGCATCTCCGCGACAGTTTTCTAGCTGACCAGTTAGACCCCATCTACGTAGCCTATAACATGTAA
- the DIP2B gene encoding disco-interacting protein 2 homolog B isoform X6: MHKGSNRSSLMDTADGVPVSSRVSTKIQQLLNTLKRPKRPPLKEFFVDDFEEIVEVPQPDPNQPKPEGRQMTPVKGEPLGVVCNWPPALEAALQRWGTTQAKCPCLTALDVTGKPVYTLTYGKLWSRSLKLAYTLLNKLGTKNEPVLKPGDRVALVYPNNDPVMFMVAFYGCLLAEVIPVPIEVPLTRKDAGGQQIGFLLGSCGIALALTTEVCLKGLPKTQNGEIVQFKGWPRLKWVVTDSKYLSKSPKDWQPNISAAGTEPAYIEYKTSKEGSVMGVTVSRVAMLSHCQALSQACNYSEGETIVNVLDFKKDAGLWHGILTNVMNKLHTISVPYSVMKTCPLSWVQRVHAHKAKVALVKCRDLHWAMMAHRDQRDVSLSSLRMLIVTDGANPWSVSSCDAFLSLFQSHGLKPEAICPCATSPEAMTIAIRRPGVPGAPLPGRAILSMNGLSFGVIRVNTEDKNSALTVQDVGHVMPGGMMCIVKPDGPPQLCKTDEIGEICVSSRAGGMMYYGLAGVTKNTFEVIPVNSAGSPVGDVPFVRSGLLGFVGPGSLVFVVGKMDGLLTVSGRRHNADDIVATGLAVESIKTVYRGRIAVFSVSVFYDERIVVVAEQRPDASEEDSFQWMSRVLQAIDSIHQVGVYCLALVPANTLPKTPLGGIHISQTKQHFLEGSLHPCNILMCPHTCVTNLPKPRQKQPGVGPASVMVGNLVAGKRIAQASGRDLGQIEDNDLVKKHQFLTEVLQWRAQATPDHPLFLLLNAKGTTVCTATCLQLHKKAERIASVLCDKGHLNAGDNVVLLYPPGIELITAFYGCLYAGCIPVTVRPPHAQSLTATLPTVRMIVEVSKAACILTTQTLMRLLKSREAAAAVDVKTWPTIIDTDDLPRKRLSQIYKPPTPEMLAYLDFSVSTTGMLTGVKMSHAAVSGLCRAIKLQCELYSSRQIAICLDPYCGLGFVLWCLCSVYSGHQSILIPPMELESNLFLWLSTVSQYKIRDTFCSYSVMELCTKGLGNQVEMLKARGINLSCVRTCVVVAEERPRVSLTHSFSKLFKDIGLSSRAVSTTFGSRVNVAICLQGTSGPDPTTVYVDLKSLRHDRVRLVERGAPQSLLLSESGKILPGVKVVIVNPETKGPLGDSHLGEIWVNSPHTASGYYTIYDNETLQADHFNTRLSFGDAAQTLWARTGYLGFVRRTELTAASGERHDALYVVGALDETLELRGLRYHPIDIETSVSRTHRSIAECAVFTWTNLLVVVVELCGCEQEALDLVPLVTNVVLEEHYLIVGVVVVVDPGVIPINSRGEKQRMHLRDSFLADQLDPIYVAYNM, encoded by the exons ATGCACAAGGGATCTAATCGCTCGAGTCTCATGGATACTGCTGATG GTGTTCCTGTGAGTAGTAGAGTCTCCACGAAAATTCAGCAGTTGCTTAACACCTTGAAAAGACCTAAAAGGCCACCCTTGAAAGAATTTTTTGTGGATGATTTTGAAGAAATTGTGGAAG TTCCACAGCCTGACCCAAATCAGCCCAAGCCAGAGGGCCGCCAGATGACACCGGTGAAGGGAGAACCCCTGGGAGTTGTTTGTAACTGGCCTCCTGCCTTAGAAGCAGCACTGCAGCGCTGGGGAACCACACAAGCGAAATGCCCCTGTCTGACAGCACTGGATGTTACAGGAAAACCAGTTTATACCCTCACGTATG GCAAATTGTGGAGCAGAAGTCTCAAGCTGGCCTACACACTGCTTAATAAACTGGGGACCAAAAACGAACCCGTGTTAAAACCTGGAGATAGG GTAGCCCTCGTTTATCCCAACAATGACCCAGTCATGTTCATGGTGGCATTTTACGGCTGTCTCCTAGCAGAAGTCATACCAGTGCCTATAGAGGTACCTCTTACCAGAAAG gATGCTGGTGGTCAGCAGATTGGTTTTCTGctgggaagctgtggcattgcttTGGCCCTCACCACTGAAGTTTGTCTGAAAGGGCTTCCAAAAACCCAGAATGGAGAAATTGTGCAGTTTAAAG GTTGGCCCAGACTCAAATGGGTTGTGACAGATTCAAAATATCTCTCCAAATCTCCTAAGGACTGGCAGCCCAACATCTCAGCTGCAGGAACTGAGCCAGCATATATTGAG taCAAGACGAGCAAAGAGGGAAGTGTTATGGGTGTTACAGTGTCTCGGGTCGCCATGCTGTCTCACTGTCAAGCCTTGTCTCAGGCCTGCAACTATTCTGAAG GTGAAACGATAGTGAATGTTTTGGATTTTAAGAAGGATGCAGGCTTGTGGCATGGCATTCTAACG aatgtAATGAACAAACTGCACACTATCAGCGTGCCCTATTCTGTGATGAAAACCTGCCCGCTCTCATGGGTGCAGAGGGTTCACGCCCACAAAG CAAAAGTTGCTTTAGTCAAGTGTCGAGACTTGCACTGGGCCATGATGGCCCATCGAGACCAAAGAGACGTCAGTTTGAGTTCTCTGCGCATGCTGATTGTAACTGATGGTGCAAATCCTT ggTCTGTGTCCTCGTGTGATGCCTTCCTGAGCTTGTTTCAGAGCCATGGGCTTAAACCAGAGGCAATTTGTCCATGTGCCACATCTCCAGAAGCGATGACTATCGCCATACGGAG GCCTGGGGTCCCCGGGGCACCTTTGCCTGGAAGAGCCATCCTGTCCATGAACGGGCTGAGTTTTGGTGTGATTCGTGTCAACACTGAAGATAAAAACTCTGCTCTCACTGTCCAGGATGTTGGCCATGTGATGCCAGGAG GAATGATGTGTATAGTGAAACCTGATGGACCGCCTCAGCTCTGTAAAACAGATGAGATTGGGGAAATCTGTGTTAGCTCCAGAGCAGGAGGAATGATGTATTATGGGCTGGCAGGGGTGACAAAGAATACCTTTGAG GTTATCCCTGTGAACTCGGCTGGCTCTCCAGTGGGGGATGTGCCATTTGTCCGTTCCGGCTTGCTGGGATTTGTCGGACCT GGCAGTTTGGTGTTTGTGGTTGGAAAAATGGATGGATTGCTGACAGTTAGCGGACGCAGACATAACGCTGATGACATTGTAGCAACTGGATTGGCAGTAGAGTCCATAAAAACAGTTTACAGAGGAAG GATCGCTGTGTTCTCAGTATCTGTCTTCTATGATGAGAGGATTGTGGTGGTTGCAGAGCAGAGGCCAGATGCATCTGAAGAGGACAGTTTTCAGTGGATGAGCCGAGTGCTGCAG GCAATCGACAGCATTCACCAAGTGGGTGTATATTGCCTTGCTCTCGTGCCAGCCAATACACTGCCAAAAACTCCACTGGGAGGGATCCATATCTCTCAAACCAAACAGCACTTTCTGGAGGGCTCTCTGCATCCGTGCAACATCCTCATGTGCCCGCACACGTGTGTGACGAACTTGCCAAAACCCAGGCAGAAACAACCAG GCGTTGGCCCTGCCTCTGTGATGGTGGGGAACCTGGTTGCTGGGAAGCGTATTGCGCAAGCCTCTGGAAGAGATCTCGGTCAAATAGAAGACAATGATTTAGTTAAAAAG CACCAGTTCCTGACAGAGGTACTACAGTGGAGAGCTCAAGCAACTCCTGACCACCCACTCTTCCTTTTGTTAAACGCCAAG GGAACTACTGTGTGCACAGCCACCTGCCTTCAGTTGCACAAAAAAGCTGAGAGAATTGCATCAGTTCTGTGTGACAAAGGACATCTCAATGCAGGAGACAATGTGGTGCTTCTTTATCCTCCTG GCATTGAGCTAATCACCGCGTTCTATGGCTGTTTGTACGCTGGCTGCATCCCCGTGACCGTGAGACCGCCTCatgctcagagcctcactgctaCGCTGCCCACTGTGCGAATGATCGTGGAA GTCAGCAAAGCTGCCTGTATTCTCACAACCCAGACCTTAATGAGACTACTGAAATCCagagaggcagctgctgctgtagaTGTGAAAACCTGGCCAACCATCATTGACACAG ATGACTTGCCCAGGAAGCGGCTGTCTCAGATCTATAAGCCACCTACACCTGAAATGTTAGCATATCTAGATTTCAGTGTTTCCACAACAGGCATGCTTACAGGAGTAAAG ATGTCCCACGCAGCAGTGAGTGGCCTTTGCAGGGCAATCAAGCTTCAGTGTGAGCTCTACTCCTCTCGGCAGATCGCAATTTGTCTTGACCCCTATTGTGGACTAGGGTTTGTGCTCTGGTGCCTTTGCAG TGTGTATTCTGGACACCAGTCAATTTTAATTCCTCCTATGGAGCTGGAATCCAACCTTTTTCTCTGGTTATCTACTGTCAGCCAGTATAAAATAAGGGACACTTTCTGTTCCTATTCAGTCATGGAACTGTGCACAAAGGGACTTGGAAACCAAGTTGAAATGTTAAAG GCACGAGGAATTAATCTGTCCTGTGTCCGGACTTGTGTGGTAGTTGCAGAGGAACGGCCGCGAGTTTCTCTCACTCATTCCTTCTCCAAACTCTTCAAAGACATTGGCCTGTCCTCTCGGGCTGTCAGCACCACCTTCGGCTCCAGAGTCAACGTTGCCATCTGCCTGCAG GGAACATCTGGGCCTGATCCCACCACGGTGTATGTAGATCTGAAATCCTTGAGACATGACAG AGTACGACTGGTGGAAAGGGGAGCTCCACAAAGCCTGCTGCTTTCCGAATCGGGGAAG ATTTTACCCGGAGTCAAAGTAGTCATTGTTAATCCTGAGACAAAGGGGCCTCTTGGAGATTCTCATCTTGGGGAG ATTTGGGTTAATAGTCCACACACGGCCAGTGGCTACTACACGATCTACGACAACGAAACCCTTCAAGCTGATCATTTCAACACTCGTCTGAGCTTCGGTGACGCTGCTCAGACGCTCTGGGCTCGGACTGGCTACCTCGGGTTCGTTCGCCGGACAGAGCTGACAGCTGCCAGCGGAG AGCGCCACGACGCGCTGTATGTTGTTGGAGCACTGGATGAAACTTTGGAACTGAGGGGACTGCGTTACCATCCAATTGATATTGAGACCTCTGTATCTCGAACGCACAGAAGCATTGCTGAATG TGCTGTATTCACGTGGACCAACTTGCTGGTGGTGGTTGTGGAGCTGTGTGGCTGTGAACAGGAAGCCCTGGATTTAGTTCCTCTCGTTACAAATGTGGTCCTGGAAGAACATTATCTAATCGtgggagtggtggtggtggtggatcCTGGCGTTATCCCTATCAATTCCAGAGGAGAGAAACAACGAATGCATCTCCGCGACAGTTTTCTAGCTGACCAGTTAGACCCCATCTACGTAGCCTATAACATGTAA